The genomic stretch CCATGCATGCTTTGGATAGCGCCCTTTTAAATCTTTGCGCACCGCAAAATAGGTGCTGCGCCAAAAATTCGCCAAATCTTGCGTCACCTGCACCGGCCGCTGCGCCGGGGACAACAAATGCAAGGTGACCGGCACTTGGCCGCGCGCGATTCGCGGTGTATCTTGTTGCCCGAACATTTCCTGGATGCGCACAAATAACGCCGGCGCAGACGGGTCGCTGTAATCGACGGGGATACGGGAGCCGCTGGGCACGACAATATGCGTTGGAGCATACTCGTCCAACCGGCGGCGTTGTTCCCAGGTCAGCATATTCTCGATAATTGCCGCCATGGACAATTTTTGCAGATCGCTGCGGCTTTTCATCCCCTGCACATACGGGCTCAACCAGTCGGGCAACGTCGCAAGCAGCGTTTCCGCGGAAACATCCGGCCACCCAGCTTCGCGCGCATGCATAAACCGCAGCCGATCAAGCAGTTGGTGCGCCGCTTTCGTCCACGGCAGCATGTCCAGTCCGTTTGCCGCGATGCCCTGCATCAAAGCCGCGGCCGTTTCTTCCCGGCCGACATCCGGCGCGGCGGCTTCCGCCAACGCGATTGCCCCAAGCCTGGCAAACGTGCGCGCGCGAACCGCTTGCGCCGCATCGTCCCAGGCAACGACCGTATCTTGCGTGATCAACTCCCCGCGATAACGCGCCAACGTTTCCGCAGCAATCGGAGCGGCAAGCAAAATGCGGCTTTCATGGCCCGCGTCGTCCAGTTCGGCGGCCACCAAATAAGGTTCCTGCGCCAGCGGCTGCGCTGCGGATAGCACCGCTCCCCGGCCGTTTTTCAACAAGAACCGTCCCGCTCCTTTCCGTTGGGCTATCCTGTCGGGATAGGCGAAGGAAAGCAGCAATCCGCAAGCGGCAATATCGTCATGCCCGCCGTGTTTGATGCCCAAATCCCGCTTCCAACGGTTCGCCTCATCGTTAATGCGTTTGGCCGCCGCCGGGTCGATGGCGCCGGTTGCGGTTGCGCCGGCACTGCGAACAGCCGCGATGACGCTGCGCAAATCCGCGGCATATGCGCCCCCGAGCGGGCGAAGCGAGTCGCGTCCGCTTAAAAGCGCAGCCAGCTCGCAGGCAAGTTCGCCCAACTGCAGCGGGATTGCCTTAAGCACCATATGCGCCAGCCGGGGGTGCATGCCAAGCGCTGCCATGTCTCGCCCATGCCGGGTTATCCGGCCGTTTTCGGCAAGCGCGCCCAGCTCGCGCAAAACTTCGCAGGCCTGGCGGTAGGCGCCCGTTGGCGGCGGTGTCAGCCAGGAAAGTTCGGACGGTTCCGTCGCGCCCCAAACGGCAAGGTTCAGCGCGAGCGGCGCCAGATCGACAGCGGCAATTTCCGGCGGATGATCGGGGGCAAGATTGCGGTCTTCCTGCTCCGTCCACATGCGGTAGCAGACGCCCGGCCCCAGCCTTCCGGCTCTGCCGCGGCGCTGATCCGCCGCGGCCCGGGATACCGGAATGGTTTCCAGATGCGACATGCCCGTACGCGGTGAAAAGCGGGGCACGCGCATGAAACCGCCGTCGATGACGATCTGAACGCCTTCCACGGTCAAACTGGTTTCAGCGATGGACGTTGCCAGAACAACTTTCCGTTCACCTTTGGCGGCGGGAAGAAGCGCGCGATCCTGCTCGCTTTGCGGCAGACTTCCGTACAACGGGGCGATCAGCACAGGCTGCCCAGCGATAAGCTCCCGCAAAATTTTCTCCGTCCGCCTGATTTCTCGCGCACCGGGCAAAAAAACAAGGATGTCCCCCGCATCGTTGCGCAGAGCTTCGCACACTTTTTGCGCCACGGCGTATTCGCTGCGGTCGGCATGCCTGTTTGGCAAAAAGCGCGTTTCCACCGGGTGGACGCGGCCTGCGCAGGCAAGAACCGGCGCGCCGCCCAACAGCGTCGCCACCGGTTCGGCGGCGAGCGTGGCCGACATGACCAACAGACGCAGATCGTCGCGCAATAACGCCTGCGCTTGCAGGCAAAAAGTAAACCCCAGGTCGGCGTGCAAATTGCGTTCGTGAAATTCGTCAAAAATGACGAGACCGGCGCCTTCTAAAGCGGCATCTTCTAGCAGCATGCGCGTGAGCACGCCTTCCGTAACCACTTCGATGCGCGTCGTTTTTCCAATGCGGGTGTCGTTCCGCATGCGGTAACCGACGGTTTCCCCCACCCGCTCGCCCACAGAGGCGGCCATATAGCGGGCGGCGGCGCGGGCGGCGAGGCGGCGCGGTTCAAGCAGGATGATTTTTTTGCCGGCAAGCCACGGCTCTTGCAGGAGCGCCAACGGAACCCGTGTTGTCTTGCCGGCGCCCGGCGCGGCAACCAATACGGCATTGTTGTTTTTACGCAAAACGCTTTGCAATTTCGGAATGATTTCGTCAATCGGCAATGGATTCATAAGCCAAGTATAGCGCCTGTCCCGTTCGATTTCCAATGCCGCGGCAACCTCCATCTGCCGTGGTTGCCCTATCTGCTGCCGGTTCCGCCATCTGCCGTGGTTGCCTCATCTGCCGCGGTTACCCCCATCTGCTGCCGATGCCCCATTTGCCGATGTTCCCCACATTTGCACAACGCGAGCGCTACCCTCCCCGCCCAGCGCTAACGGACGCAGCAGAGGCTATTTGCTGAAAAAAGGCCGGGCA from Bacilli bacterium encodes the following:
- the hrpB gene encoding ATP-dependent helicase HrpB, producing MNPLPIDEIIPKLQSVLRKNNNAVLVAAPGAGKTTRVPLALLQEPWLAGKKIILLEPRRLAARAAARYMAASVGERVGETVGYRMRNDTRIGKTTRIEVVTEGVLTRMLLEDAALEGAGLVIFDEFHERNLHADLGFTFCLQAQALLRDDLRLLVMSATLAAEPVATLLGGAPVLACAGRVHPVETRFLPNRHADRSEYAVAQKVCEALRNDAGDILVFLPGAREIRRTEKILRELIAGQPVLIAPLYGSLPQSEQDRALLPAAKGERKVVLATSIAETSLTVEGVQIVIDGGFMRVPRFSPRTGMSHLETIPVSRAAADQRRGRAGRLGPGVCYRMWTEQEDRNLAPDHPPEIAAVDLAPLALNLAVWGATEPSELSWLTPPPTGAYRQACEVLRELGALAENGRITRHGRDMAALGMHPRLAHMVLKAIPLQLGELACELAALLSGRDSLRPLGGAYAADLRSVIAAVRSAGATATGAIDPAAAKRINDEANRWKRDLGIKHGGHDDIAACGLLLSFAYPDRIAQRKGAGRFLLKNGRGAVLSAAQPLAQEPYLVAAELDDAGHESRILLAAPIAAETLARYRGELITQDTVVAWDDAAQAVRARTFARLGAIALAEAAAPDVGREETAAALMQGIAANGLDMLPWTKAAHQLLDRLRFMHAREAGWPDVSAETLLATLPDWLSPYVQGMKSRSDLQKLSMAAIIENMLTWEQRRRLDEYAPTHIVVPSGSRIPVDYSDPSAPALFVRIQEMFGQQDTPRIARGQVPVTLHLLSPAQRPVQVTQDLANFWRSTYFAVRKDLKGRYPKHAWPDNPLLATATRHAKPRR